A window of the Roseiconus lacunae genome harbors these coding sequences:
- a CDS encoding Gfo/Idh/MocA family protein produces MKTLNIGMVGYGFMGRTHSNGYSQANHFFDLEYKPVLKAVCARNKDKAQAFADQWGYESVETDWKELLKRDDIDAIDICTPNNLHAEIAIAAAEAGKMVLCEKPLSMDTAEGIKMCEAIEKAGVKNTVWYNYRRVPAVTLAKQLIDEGRLGKIYHYRANFLQDWTISEDVPQGGAATWRLDADAAGSGVTGDLLAHCIDTALWLNGEISDVSAVTETFIKQRTHAETGEKKEVKIDDACAFHCHFKNGSLGLFESTRYARGHKALYTLEINGQNASIRWDLHDLHRLEYFDHGDDSIVRGWRSVHISDGDQPYMGNWWVPGLNIGYEHTFIHQVADFLKSLETGEPCEPTFRTALETQKVCDAVLSSAQERAWKNV; encoded by the coding sequence ATGAAAACTTTGAATATCGGAATGGTCGGCTATGGTTTCATGGGCCGCACCCACAGCAACGGTTACTCGCAAGCGAATCACTTCTTTGATCTCGAATACAAGCCCGTCCTGAAAGCAGTCTGTGCTCGGAACAAGGACAAGGCACAGGCGTTCGCCGATCAATGGGGCTATGAATCGGTCGAAACCGACTGGAAAGAGCTGCTCAAACGGGATGACATCGACGCGATCGATATCTGCACGCCCAACAACTTGCACGCAGAAATCGCGATCGCTGCCGCCGAAGCCGGAAAGATGGTGCTTTGCGAAAAGCCGCTGTCAATGGATACCGCCGAAGGCATCAAAATGTGCGAGGCGATCGAGAAGGCCGGTGTGAAGAACACCGTTTGGTACAACTACCGACGCGTCCCCGCAGTGACCCTGGCCAAACAGCTGATCGACGAAGGACGCCTTGGCAAAATTTATCACTACCGAGCCAACTTCTTGCAGGACTGGACGATTTCCGAGGATGTTCCCCAAGGCGGTGCGGCAACTTGGCGTCTCGATGCCGATGCCGCCGGAAGCGGTGTGACCGGCGATTTGCTCGCCCACTGCATCGATACCGCACTCTGGCTGAACGGTGAAATCAGTGACGTCTCTGCCGTCACCGAAACGTTTATCAAACAACGCACGCACGCCGAAACCGGCGAGAAAAAGGAAGTCAAAATCGACGACGCGTGTGCCTTCCACTGTCATTTCAAGAACGGATCACTTGGGCTGTTCGAATCGACCCGCTATGCCCGTGGCCATAAAGCACTCTACACGCTGGAAATCAATGGTCAGAATGCTTCGATCCGCTGGGATCTGCATGACCTTCACCGTCTGGAGTACTTCGATCATGGCGACGATTCGATCGTTCGTGGTTGGAGAAGCGTTCATATCAGTGATGGCGACCAGCCCTACATGGGCAACTGGTGGGTTCCGGGGCTGAATATTGGCTACGAACACACGTTTATCCACCAAGTCGCCGACTTCCTGAAATCCCTCGAAACAGGTGAACCCTGCGAGCCGACATTCCGCACGGCACTGGAAACACAAAAGGTCTGTGATGCCGTTCTAAGCAGTGCTCAAGAGCGAGCCTGGAAGAACGTTTAG
- a CDS encoding CBS domain-containing protein, translating into MSSYQRMDPPKSPAGRGAVGIPDPLSNFDPPEYRDSTAEFLAEHQVDEICSQPYLTIDAERSVEDAIAELHETGVSSLLVTREDRLIGIFTERDVLEKVAERYERVRGLPVEDFMTAAPTIVYSENPSASAVAAIAIAGHRHVPVVNMDEQLLGIVSPRRVFRFIEESWS; encoded by the coding sequence ATGAGCAGTTACCAAAGAATGGATCCGCCCAAATCACCTGCTGGCCGAGGCGCTGTCGGCATCCCAGATCCACTCAGCAATTTTGATCCTCCGGAGTACCGCGACTCGACCGCCGAGTTCCTCGCCGAACACCAAGTCGATGAGATCTGCAGTCAGCCCTATCTGACAATTGATGCCGAACGGTCAGTCGAAGATGCGATCGCCGAATTGCACGAGACGGGCGTCAGCAGCTTGCTGGTAACGCGTGAGGACCGGCTGATCGGAATCTTTACCGAACGCGATGTGCTCGAGAAGGTTGCCGAACGCTACGAACGTGTGCGTGGCCTGCCGGTTGAAGACTTCATGACCGCAGCCCCCACCATCGTCTACTCAGAAAACCCGTCTGCGTCGGCCGTTGCCGCGATCGCGATCGCCGGCCATCGGCACGTGCCTGTGGTCAACATGGATGAACAGCTACTCGGCATCGTCAGCCCAAGGCGCGTCTTTCGATTTATCGAAGAATCATGGAGTTGA
- a CDS encoding CBS domain-containing protein: MGFLDELNSEPVKNLPLRDAIVVNRHTIARAAIALMRSHDLGCSVIVEREWEPSGIFTEQSVIRLLHERASLDSTPVSKYCDSAFRCVKRSAPIREVWDAVADEGVRFVCVTDEDGQLIGLAGQRSLADYLCDCYGRQVAVQRLGSKPWMLQREGA, from the coding sequence ATGGGATTTTTAGACGAGTTAAATTCGGAACCGGTCAAGAACCTTCCCCTCCGCGACGCGATCGTCGTTAACCGCCACACGATCGCCCGAGCTGCGATCGCTCTGATGCGTTCTCACGATTTGGGTTGTTCTGTCATCGTGGAACGCGAATGGGAACCGAGCGGGATCTTTACCGAGCAATCCGTTATTCGGCTGCTGCACGAACGAGCTTCCCTCGATTCAACACCGGTGTCGAAGTATTGCGACAGCGCGTTTCGCTGTGTCAAACGCTCGGCCCCGATCCGTGAAGTCTGGGACGCGGTTGCGGACGAAGGGGTTCGGTTTGTCTGCGTCACGGACGAAGACGGCCAGTTGATCGGGCTAGCCGGCCAACGCAGTTTGGCGGACTACTTGTGCGATTGTTATGGCCGCCAAGTCGCCGTACAGCGACTCGGTAGCAAGCCATGGATGTTACAGAGAGAAGGTGCGTGA
- a CDS encoding SLC13 family permease, with protein MSPPPLDSLPKTRRRWTRAIAIGLAVVLACSFMMSFGYASLERLGMQPPAYVALGILLIAAVLWITEAIELFVTSLIVLWLAVVWLSPVMSASGLSVDRADFFSPFFSDVIVLFLGGFALSAALRTRRLDQWIAGTILSRTGSTLPSLLFAIMVVTAFLSMWLSNTATAAMMLAMVLPITANLDSGDDRGKALLLAVPFAANIGGLGTPIGSPPNAIAMQYMNASGIAPSFAGWLIIGIPGVVGMLGLAWAYLYYRYRRDGESLPMVHRQVSVEIDWQFWLIIATVMVTIAGWMTTTIHGHSSGTVALIPVIVFFATGILRISDLQQMSWEVLLMMGGGLCLGAVIGASGLADWMVAQLPVTGVSLYALTFCFAAIACAMSSVMSNTATANLLLPIIIGMNLDSPATLMIGTAFGCSLAMPLPISTPPNAMAFSSGKIRVKDLAVPGFLLSAIGVILSLTVGYWWWHVSGIVH; from the coding sequence ATGTCGCCTCCTCCGCTAGACAGTCTTCCCAAGACCAGACGCCGTTGGACGCGGGCCATTGCAATCGGGTTAGCCGTTGTGTTGGCGTGTTCATTCATGATGTCGTTTGGCTATGCGTCGTTGGAACGACTGGGAATGCAGCCTCCCGCGTATGTCGCATTAGGAATCTTATTGATCGCGGCCGTTTTGTGGATCACCGAAGCGATCGAGTTGTTCGTCACTAGCTTGATCGTGCTTTGGCTCGCCGTCGTTTGGCTCTCGCCGGTGATGTCCGCTTCGGGGCTATCGGTTGATCGCGCCGATTTTTTCTCCCCTTTTTTTTCTGATGTCATCGTTTTGTTTTTGGGCGGATTTGCGCTCTCAGCGGCGCTCCGTACTCGGCGACTCGATCAATGGATTGCCGGTACGATCTTGTCTCGAACAGGTAGCACTCTTCCGAGTCTGTTGTTTGCGATCATGGTCGTGACGGCATTTTTATCGATGTGGCTTAGCAACACCGCGACGGCTGCGATGATGTTGGCGATGGTGTTGCCGATCACTGCGAATTTGGACAGTGGTGATGATCGGGGAAAAGCGTTGTTGTTGGCTGTCCCCTTTGCCGCCAATATTGGTGGGCTCGGTACACCGATCGGAAGTCCACCGAATGCGATTGCGATGCAATACATGAATGCATCGGGCATCGCCCCAAGTTTTGCTGGTTGGTTAATAATCGGCATCCCCGGAGTCGTCGGAATGCTAGGTCTCGCGTGGGCCTATCTGTACTATCGCTATCGCCGTGATGGAGAGTCGTTGCCAATGGTCCACCGACAGGTGTCGGTCGAAATCGATTGGCAATTCTGGCTGATCATCGCGACCGTGATGGTCACGATCGCCGGTTGGATGACAACCACGATTCATGGCCACTCTTCGGGAACGGTGGCTTTGATTCCGGTCATCGTTTTTTTCGCGACCGGGATTTTGAGGATTAGCGACCTTCAACAGATGTCCTGGGAAGTGCTGTTGATGATGGGAGGTGGACTCTGTCTGGGCGCGGTGATCGGTGCAAGTGGATTGGCGGATTGGATGGTCGCGCAGCTTCCCGTCACCGGTGTGAGTCTTTATGCGCTGACGTTCTGCTTCGCGGCGATAGCCTGTGCGATGTCTTCGGTGATGAGTAACACTGCAACCGCGAATCTGTTGTTACCGATTATCATCGGCATGAACCTGGACAGCCCCGCAACATTGATGATCGGCACCGCGTTTGGTTGTTCGCTCGCGATGCCGTTACCAATCTCGACGCCACCGAATGCGATGGCGTTTTCATCGGGCAAGATTCGGGTAAAGGATCTGGCCGTGCCCGGTTTCCTTTTGTCGGCGATCGGTGTGATCCTGTCGC